One genomic segment of Pseudomonas sp. p1(2021b) includes these proteins:
- a CDS encoding NAD(P)/FAD-dependent oxidoreductase, which translates to MHSTDVIILGAGAAGLMCAQLTARRSRRVLVLDHANKPGKKILMSGGGRCNFTNLYTEPANFLSHNPHFCKSALARYTQWDFIELVAKHAVPYHEKKLGQLFCDNKASDILDMLLAECDEAGAEIRMHTSIEQIEKTEGGYLLQTSAGQFACQSLVIATGGLSIPTLGATGFGYQVARQFGHSLLPTRAGLVPFTITEPQLKALCTELSGTSLDCIASCNGTSFRENLLFTHRGLSGPAILQISSFWEAGDTVELNLLPDRDALAWLQQVQAERANAELKTVLAEVFTRKLANLLAEQWFVSKPMKQYTPAELAEVAERLSAWQVVPAGTEGYRTAEVTLGGVDTREVSSKTMESLKSPGLYFIGEVLDVTGHLGGFNFQWAWASANAAAQFV; encoded by the coding sequence GTGCATTCCACCGACGTGATCATCCTCGGCGCTGGCGCCGCCGGCCTGATGTGCGCCCAGCTCACCGCCCGCCGCAGCCGCCGTGTGCTGGTGCTCGACCACGCCAACAAGCCAGGCAAGAAGATCCTCATGTCCGGGGGCGGTCGCTGCAACTTCACCAACCTGTACACCGAGCCGGCCAATTTCCTCTCGCACAACCCGCATTTCTGCAAGTCGGCCCTGGCCCGCTACACCCAGTGGGACTTCATCGAGCTGGTGGCCAAGCACGCCGTGCCCTACCACGAGAAGAAGCTCGGCCAGCTGTTCTGCGACAACAAGGCCAGCGACATCCTCGACATGCTGCTGGCCGAGTGCGACGAGGCCGGCGCCGAGATTCGCATGCACACCAGCATCGAACAGATCGAGAAGACCGAAGGCGGCTACCTGCTGCAGACCAGCGCCGGCCAGTTCGCCTGCCAATCCCTGGTGATCGCCACCGGCGGCCTGTCGATCCCGACCCTGGGCGCTACCGGCTTTGGCTACCAAGTGGCGCGCCAATTTGGCCACAGCCTGCTGCCCACGCGCGCCGGTCTGGTGCCATTCACCATCACCGAGCCCCAACTCAAGGCACTATGCACCGAGCTTTCCGGCACTTCGCTGGACTGCATCGCCAGCTGCAACGGCACCAGCTTCCGGGAAAACCTGCTGTTCACCCACCGCGGCCTGAGCGGCCCGGCGATCCTGCAGATCTCCTCGTTCTGGGAGGCCGGCGACACAGTCGAACTCAACCTGCTGCCGGACCGCGATGCACTGGCCTGGCTGCAGCAGGTCCAGGCCGAGCGCGCCAATGCCGAGCTCAAGACCGTGCTGGCCGAGGTGTTCACCCGCAAACTGGCCAACCTGTTGGCCGAACAGTGGTTCGTCTCCAAGCCGATGAAACAGTACACCCCGGCCGAACTGGCCGAGGTCGCCGAAAGGCTGTCGGCCTGGCAGGTGGTGCCGGCCGGTACCGAGGGCTACCGCACCGCCGAGGTGACCTTGGGCGGCGTGGATACCCGCGAGGTCTCGTCCAAGACCATGGAATCGCTCAAGAGCCCGGGGCTGTATTTCATCGGCGAGGTGCTGGACGTGACCGGCCACCTGGGTGGTTTCAACTTCCAGTGGGCCTGGGCTTCGGCCAACGCCGCAGCGCAGTTCGTGTAG
- the dbpA gene encoding ATP-dependent RNA helicase DbpA, giving the protein MLANLDALGYTSMTPIQAQSLPVILKGQDLIAQAKTGSGKTAAFGIGLLNPLNPRYFGCQALVLCPTRELADQVAKELRRLARAEDNIKVLTLCGGVSLGPQIASLEHGAHIIVGTPGRVQQHLDKGTLVLDGLNTLVLDEADRMLDMGFFDAIASIIGKTPSRRQTLLFSATYPAGIEQLAADFMRKPQQVKVESLHADNQIEQRFIEIDPQQRLEAVTRVLGHYRPQSCVAFCFTKQQCEDVVAHLTAKGIVAQALHGDLEQRDRDQVLTMFANRSSSVLVATDVAARGLDIDGLDMVINVELARDAEIHVHRVGRTGRAGEKGIAISLVAPAEGHRAQAIEDLQKRPLRWEQLDSLKNKGGEPLLPTMTTLCIAAGRKDKLRPGDILGALTGDAGIAGKQVGKIAIFDFQAFVAVERAVAKQAMQRLNSGKIKGRSLKVRIV; this is encoded by the coding sequence ATGCTGGCCAACCTGGACGCCCTCGGCTACACCTCGATGACGCCGATCCAGGCCCAGAGCCTGCCGGTCATCCTCAAGGGCCAGGACCTGATCGCCCAGGCCAAGACCGGCAGCGGCAAGACCGCCGCCTTCGGCATCGGCCTGCTCAACCCGCTCAACCCGCGCTACTTCGGCTGCCAGGCTCTGGTGCTGTGCCCGACCCGCGAGCTCGCCGACCAGGTGGCCAAGGAATTGCGTCGCCTGGCCCGGGCCGAGGACAACATCAAGGTCCTCACTCTCTGTGGTGGCGTGTCCCTCGGCCCGCAGATCGCCTCGCTGGAGCATGGTGCGCACATCATCGTCGGCACCCCGGGCCGGGTGCAGCAGCATCTGGACAAGGGCACTCTAGTGCTCGACGGGCTCAACACCCTGGTCCTGGACGAGGCCGACCGCATGCTCGACATGGGCTTCTTCGACGCCATCGCCAGCATCATCGGCAAGACCCCGTCGCGCCGCCAGACCCTGCTGTTCTCGGCCACCTACCCGGCCGGCATCGAGCAACTGGCCGCCGATTTCATGCGCAAGCCTCAACAGGTGAAGGTCGAGAGCCTGCACGCCGACAACCAGATCGAGCAGCGCTTCATCGAGATCGACCCGCAACAGCGCCTGGAAGCCGTCACCCGCGTGCTGGGCCATTACCGCCCACAATCGTGCGTGGCGTTCTGCTTCACCAAGCAGCAGTGCGAGGACGTGGTCGCCCACCTGACCGCCAAGGGCATCGTCGCCCAGGCCCTACACGGCGACCTGGAGCAGCGCGACCGCGACCAGGTGCTGACGATGTTCGCCAACCGCAGCAGCTCGGTACTGGTCGCCACCGACGTGGCCGCCCGTGGCCTGGACATCGATGGCCTGGACATGGTCATCAACGTCGAACTGGCCCGTGATGCCGAGATCCATGTGCACCGCGTCGGCCGAACCGGGCGCGCAGGCGAGAAAGGCATCGCCATCAGCCTGGTCGCCCCTGCCGAAGGGCATCGCGCCCAGGCTATCGAAGACCTGCAGAAGCGCCCGCTGCGCTGGGAACAGCTCGACAGCCTGAAGAACAAGGGCGGTGAGCCACTGCTGCCGACCATGACCACCCTGTGCATCGCTGCGGGGCGCAAGGACAAGCTGCGCCCAGGTGACATCCTGGGGGCGCTGACCGGCGATGCCGGGATTGCGGGCAAGCAGGTGGGCAAGATCGCCATCTTCGACTTCCAGGCGTTCGTGGCCGTGGAGCGCGCCGTGGCCAAGCAGGCCATGCAGCGCTTGAACAGCGGCAAGATCAAGGGCCGATCCCTGAAAGTCCGCATCGTCTGA